From the Chitinolyticbacter meiyuanensis genome, one window contains:
- a CDS encoding carbohydrate-binding protein — MKTIITALTLAGAMLAAQAHASPHWREGRDYRAGEVVEYRGQQWRVVQSHTAWRGAGWTPEAAHSLWEPARGHRDRRYYDGRGHDTGQWRGPSGYPGDPGYREDKPWRRDPHWRPAGWGHDRGYHRGEWVWYDGYAYQARRDVGSSVSVNWRPDRAPDVWLKVRIP; from the coding sequence ATGAAGACCATCATCACTGCACTGACGCTTGCCGGTGCCATGCTCGCGGCCCAGGCCCATGCATCCCCACACTGGCGTGAAGGCCGCGACTATCGCGCTGGCGAAGTCGTCGAGTACCGTGGCCAGCAATGGCGCGTGGTTCAGAGCCACACCGCCTGGCGCGGCGCCGGCTGGACCCCCGAAGCCGCACATTCGTTGTGGGAGCCGGCGCGCGGCCACCGCGATCGCCGCTACTACGACGGACGCGGCCACGACACGGGGCAATGGCGCGGTCCCAGCGGTTACCCGGGTGATCCCGGCTATCGCGAGGACAAACCATGGCGCCGCGACCCGCATTGGCGGCCCGCAGGCTGGGGCCACGACCGTGGTTACCATCGCGGTGAATGGGTGTGGTACGACGGCTATGCCTACCAGGCCCGGCGCGATGTCGGTTCCAGCGTATCCGTGAACTGGCGCCCGGACCGTGCGCCGGATGTGTGGTTGAAAGTGCGCATTCCCTGA
- a CDS encoding ABC transporter permease, whose product MKKVSNWVWAAAALVYAFLYLPLAVVVLFSFNDSNLNAEWVGFTFKWYVMLFQDEVMIEAAIHTLIIGFVTCVVSTVLGTLAGFAMYKWRLRLLPALVLTPIAIPEILMGVSLLIFFVMLNMTLGLVSITLSHIAFCIGFVAIVVRSRLQGMDESLVEAARDLGASPVTAFRAITLPLIMPGIIAGALMAFTLSIDDFVISFFTAGVGSNTLPLEIYSRVKVPMKLNPEVNAVSTLLMLLTLSLILIVSKVAPSALRAGD is encoded by the coding sequence ATGAAGAAGGTTTCCAACTGGGTCTGGGCTGCGGCTGCGCTGGTCTACGCCTTTCTTTACCTGCCGCTGGCGGTGGTGGTGCTGTTCTCGTTCAACGATTCCAACCTGAATGCCGAATGGGTGGGCTTCACCTTCAAGTGGTACGTGATGCTGTTCCAGGACGAGGTGATGATTGAGGCGGCGATCCATACGCTGATCATCGGCTTCGTCACCTGCGTCGTTTCCACCGTGCTGGGCACGCTGGCGGGCTTTGCCATGTACAAGTGGCGGCTGCGCCTGTTGCCGGCGCTGGTGCTCACGCCGATCGCCATCCCCGAGATCCTGATGGGGGTGTCGCTGCTGATCTTCTTCGTGATGCTGAACATGACGCTCGGCCTCGTGTCGATCACGCTGTCGCATATCGCGTTCTGCATCGGTTTTGTCGCCATCGTGGTGCGCTCGCGGCTGCAGGGCATGGACGAATCGCTGGTCGAGGCGGCGCGCGACTTGGGCGCGAGTCCGGTGACGGCATTCCGTGCCATCACGCTACCGCTGATCATGCCCGGCATCATCGCCGGTGCGCTGATGGCGTTCACGCTGTCGATCGATGACTTCGTCATCAGCTTCTTCACCGCCGGCGTCGGCTCCAACACGCTGCCGCTGGAAATCTACTCGCGGGTGAAGGTGCCAATGAAGCTCAACCCCGAGGTGAACGCGGTATCGACCCTGCTGATGCTGTTGACGCTGTCGCTGATCCTCATCGTTTCCAAGGTGGCGCCGAGTGCGCTGCGTGCCGGTGACTAG
- a CDS encoding 6-pyruvoyl trahydropterin synthase family protein, whose product MLIRKLYKFENAHIVRNCSSDRCRRSIHGHSYKVEVLLEAHALDHGQMVYDFGLMKGTIKDAIDAFDHAICYWDKDDAEYIRLCQQYSARWIALPVSPSAEQFARLFFVVIDALLQQTDMQNGESNDVRLHSVIAHETDTGYAQAFRDDAYNPRMGELRLADIVFSEQVKMEWADPAMMDKLLAGERFLNPAVERQVK is encoded by the coding sequence ATGCTGATCCGCAAGCTCTACAAGTTCGAAAACGCGCACATCGTGCGCAACTGTTCCAGTGACCGCTGCCGGCGCTCCATCCACGGCCACAGCTATAAGGTGGAAGTGCTGCTGGAAGCGCATGCGCTCGATCATGGGCAGATGGTGTACGACTTCGGCTTGATGAAGGGCACGATCAAGGATGCGATCGATGCCTTCGACCATGCGATCTGCTATTGGGACAAGGACGATGCCGAGTACATCCGGCTGTGCCAGCAATATTCGGCACGCTGGATCGCACTGCCGGTGTCACCTTCGGCTGAACAGTTCGCCCGGCTGTTCTTCGTGGTGATCGATGCGCTGCTGCAGCAGACCGACATGCAGAACGGCGAGAGCAACGACGTGCGGCTACATTCGGTCATCGCCCACGAAACCGATACCGGCTATGCCCAGGCATTCCGCGACGACGCCTACAACCCGCGCATGGGCGAGCTCCGCCTCGCCGACATCGTGTTCTCGGAACAGGTGAAGATGGAGTGGGCCGATCCGGCGATGATGGACAAGCTGCTGGCCGGCGAGCGCTTCCTCAATCCCGCCGTCGAGCGCCAGGTCAAGTAA
- a CDS encoding GtrA family protein, producing the protein MQSQFLRYLLVGGASFALEYGLYWLLYRWLGLPYLWANSSAYLTVFVVNFLLNRSWTFGSSGHMGRQALLYLLLVLFNLLASNVVLYLLVELAQVPALVAKVVVMLMIVSWNFVLYRKVIYR; encoded by the coding sequence TTGCAGTCGCAGTTTCTCCGCTATCTGCTGGTGGGCGGCGCGTCGTTCGCGCTGGAATACGGGCTGTACTGGCTGCTGTACCGGTGGCTGGGCCTGCCTTATCTGTGGGCCAACTCCTCGGCCTATCTCACGGTCTTCGTCGTGAACTTCCTGCTGAACCGCAGCTGGACCTTCGGCTCGTCCGGCCATATGGGGCGGCAGGCGCTGCTGTATCTGTTGCTGGTGCTGTTCAATTTGCTGGCGAGCAATGTGGTGCTCTATCTGCTGGTCGAGCTGGCGCAGGTGCCGGCGCTCGTGGCCAAGGTGGTGGTGATGCTGATGATCGTCAGCTGGAATTTCGTGCTCTATCGCAAGGTGATCTACCGATGA
- a CDS encoding ABC transporter permease codes for MKNRLAKWLISGPPLLYLILFFAIPSGIMAFAAFRFPGDYGGLLPLVEVDPDSGARTVLINWSNYADFLTWENFQRFFEDSIYISLFLKSFWYAAITTVVCIVLAYPLAWLIARSPRKTRDLLVLMVILPFWSNFLIRVYAWMIILGPQSYFTRALNGVLGVFGIEPISLLFSHVAVIIGLVYVHLPFMVLPLYANLEKHDMALLDAAQDLGANAWQRFWKVTWPLSLPGVWAGTALVFIPALGMFAIPDLLGGTDSMMIGNLIKQQFLDSRDWPFGSVLSIMLTLSVLLMAALAAWAGSRGKSKR; via the coding sequence ATGAAGAATCGCCTCGCCAAGTGGCTGATCTCCGGGCCACCGCTGCTCTACCTGATCCTGTTCTTCGCCATTCCATCCGGCATCATGGCCTTCGCCGCTTTCCGCTTCCCTGGCGACTACGGCGGCCTGCTGCCGCTGGTCGAGGTCGATCCGGACAGCGGCGCCCGCACGGTGCTGATCAACTGGAGCAACTACGCCGATTTCCTCACCTGGGAGAACTTCCAGCGCTTCTTCGAGGATTCGATCTATATCTCGCTGTTCCTCAAGTCGTTCTGGTATGCGGCCATCACCACGGTGGTCTGCATCGTGCTCGCGTATCCGCTGGCCTGGTTGATCGCGCGCAGCCCGAGGAAGACGCGTGATCTGCTGGTGCTGATGGTCATCCTGCCGTTCTGGTCCAACTTCCTGATCCGCGTGTACGCCTGGATGATCATCCTGGGGCCGCAGAGCTATTTCACCCGCGCGCTCAATGGCGTGCTCGGCGTGTTCGGCATCGAGCCGATCTCGCTGCTGTTCTCGCATGTCGCCGTGATCATTGGCCTGGTGTACGTGCACTTGCCGTTCATGGTGCTGCCGCTCTATGCCAATCTGGAAAAGCACGACATGGCCCTCTTGGATGCCGCGCAGGATCTGGGCGCCAACGCTTGGCAGCGCTTCTGGAAGGTGACCTGGCCGCTGTCGCTGCCGGGGGTGTGGGCCGGCACCGCGCTGGTGTTCATCCCCGCGCTCGGCATGTTCGCCATCCCGGATCTTCTTGGCGGGACGGACAGCATGATGATCGGGAACCTGATCAAGCAGCAGTTCCTCGACAGCCGCGACTGGCCGTTCGGCTCGGTGCTGTCGATCATGCTGACATTGTCGGTGTTGTTGATGGCGGCGCTGGCCGCCTGGGCGGGTAGCCGCGGGAAGTCCAAGCGATGA
- a CDS encoding VanZ family protein, whose product MRSFPPVSYLAREAPQTRIARYFLACYLLLVLVLSFYPFSGWHYNGEPVLAFYSYPLPYYFTFFDNFANVLAYVPLGLGLALLVRRRLLSLLTGTLGGTLLSALVEFVQQFLPERVASNMDILANGTGAFIGAVFALLVASRRWQRRWLVFRHSYLVAGRRGEWGLVWLGLWFITQCDPSVPLFGVVVEAVVLPQPFISPIANARLFLDLLEGCGVVLHVFGLGMFVSVLVRHQRHVPRVVTATLAVGIVLKLLFAGMLLKPDQFFAWVNANVVIGACLAFGLLALCLRLRRRLRALLGAWALIAALVVSWLWPLAPQLSASLEMFRWRYGHLQHFSGMAAMVGDIWPYGAIALMLALVLRRADD is encoded by the coding sequence ATGCGCAGCTTCCCACCCGTCAGCTACCTGGCCCGTGAGGCCCCGCAGACGCGTATCGCGCGCTACTTCCTCGCCTGCTACCTGCTGCTGGTGCTGGTGCTGAGCTTCTACCCGTTCAGCGGCTGGCATTACAACGGCGAGCCGGTGCTGGCTTTCTACAGCTACCCGCTGCCGTATTACTTCACCTTCTTCGACAACTTCGCCAATGTGCTCGCCTATGTGCCGCTGGGGCTGGGCTTGGCGCTGCTGGTGCGGCGACGTTTGCTGTCGCTGCTAACTGGCACCCTGGGCGGCACGCTGCTGTCGGCGCTGGTCGAATTCGTTCAACAGTTCCTGCCGGAGCGGGTGGCGTCGAACATGGACATCCTCGCCAACGGCACCGGCGCCTTCATTGGCGCCGTATTCGCATTGCTGGTGGCGAGCCGCCGCTGGCAACGCCGCTGGCTGGTGTTCCGCCATAGCTATCTGGTGGCAGGGCGGCGTGGCGAGTGGGGGCTGGTGTGGCTGGGGCTGTGGTTCATCACGCAGTGCGACCCGTCGGTGCCGCTGTTTGGCGTGGTGGTCGAGGCGGTGGTGCTGCCGCAGCCGTTCATTTCGCCGATCGCCAATGCCCGGCTGTTCCTCGATCTGCTGGAAGGCTGTGGCGTGGTGCTGCACGTCTTCGGCCTCGGCATGTTCGTGTCGGTGCTGGTGCGCCACCAGCGGCATGTGCCGCGGGTGGTGACGGCTACGCTTGCCGTCGGCATCGTGCTGAAGCTGCTGTTCGCCGGCATGCTGCTCAAGCCGGACCAGTTCTTCGCCTGGGTAAACGCCAACGTGGTGATTGGCGCCTGTCTCGCCTTCGGCCTGCTTGCCCTCTGCCTGCGGCTGCGCCGCCGCCTGCGGGCGTTGCTGGGCGCCTGGGCGCTGATTGCGGCGCTGGTGGTGAGCTGGCTATGGCCGCTGGCGCCGCAGCTGTCCGCCTCGCTGGAGATGTTCCGCTGGCGCTATGGCCATCTGCAGCATTTCAGCGGCATGGCCGCCATGGTCGGCGACATCTGGCCCTACGGAGCCATTGCGCTGATGCTGGCGCTGGTGTTGCGCCGTGCCGATGATTGA
- a CDS encoding chitinase C-terminal domain-containing protein has translation MSTTRLSLALLPAALIASYAYAAFPAWQEGSTYAAGTKVSYNGHDYESLVTHTAYVGANWNPAATPTLWKDLGVSSGTATPTPVPVTNTPTPPAVVTNTPTPVVVTNTPTPVSVTATPTPVVGQYPEWAASAVYTGGQRVTYQGSVYQAQWWTQGDNPAQSGEWGVWRKVTTGGPTPTPVTNTPTPTVTPTVTPTRVTPTPTVTPTGVTPTVTPTVTPTRVTPTPTVTPTGVTPSPTPVTPTVTPSPVTPSPTPIPGQDCRPDGLVSEVSGVPYCTVYDGEGREKLANGLKRRIIGYFTAWRNGSNGQARYIASDIPWADISHINYAFAHVDGSNKVSIGNPTAAGNAATNMEWPGVPGAEMDPTLPYKGHFNLLNKYKKQYPNLRTLISVGGWAETGGYFADNGDRVASGGFYTMTTNADGSVNTAGINTFADSAVDFIRKYNFDGVDIDYEYPTTMDKAGNPLDWSVSSPRLRGLQASYRELMRVLRLKLDNASKADGKYYMLTIASPSSAYLLRGMEAYQSAKYLDYVNIMSYDLHGAWNEFVGPNAALFDDGKDAELAKWSVYSAAQYGGIGYLNTDWAFRYFRGMLPAGRINAGMPFYTRGHKDVQGGNNGLWGTSPKSTNCGPGLTECGLGATGIDNIWHDLDQNAKEMGAGSNPMWHAKNLEKGIAGSYLSQYGLSAADLVGTYARNYDATLVAPWLWNAQKKVFISTEDEQSIQKKAEWVIANGVGGAMFWEMAGDYDWNAAKGEYGPGSTLTRLLASNFRAASPYGNKRAKKAMPGETVDLQFDLTNFKLGDQNYPINPYLKITNKSNVTIPGGTKVQFQYGVSAPGTMTDQSGAGLKTVASEHTGNNIGGFKGDFHTAEFALPSWQSLAPGASIDVTLNYQLPIAMPSNYIVTIGTKQYSIKQEYPNLPAATLQ, from the coding sequence ATGTCGACCACTCGACTGTCGCTCGCGTTGCTCCCCGCCGCCCTGATCGCTTCGTATGCCTACGCAGCGTTCCCGGCCTGGCAGGAGGGCAGCACGTACGCTGCTGGCACCAAGGTCAGCTACAACGGCCATGACTATGAATCGCTGGTGACCCACACCGCTTATGTCGGTGCCAACTGGAACCCGGCTGCTACCCCGACGCTGTGGAAGGATCTGGGCGTCTCGTCCGGTACCGCCACCCCGACGCCGGTTCCGGTGACCAACACGCCGACCCCGCCCGCTGTGGTGACCAACACTCCGACCCCGGTCGTGGTGACCAACACCCCGACGCCGGTTTCGGTAACCGCTACCCCGACGCCGGTGGTTGGCCAGTACCCCGAATGGGCTGCCAGCGCCGTCTATACCGGCGGTCAGCGCGTGACCTACCAAGGCTCGGTGTACCAAGCCCAGTGGTGGACGCAGGGTGACAACCCGGCTCAGTCCGGCGAGTGGGGCGTGTGGCGCAAGGTCACCACCGGTGGCCCGACCCCGACTCCGGTAACGAATACCCCGACCCCGACGGTCACCCCAACCGTGACACCGACTCGTGTCACACCGACCCCGACCGTCACCCCGACTGGCGTGACGCCGACGGTCACCCCGACCGTGACGCCGACTCGTGTCACGCCGACCCCGACCGTCACCCCGACTGGTGTGACCCCGTCGCCGACGCCGGTCACCCCGACCGTGACTCCGTCGCCGGTTACCCCGTCGCCGACCCCGATCCCGGGCCAGGACTGCCGTCCTGACGGCCTCGTCTCCGAAGTCTCGGGCGTGCCGTACTGCACCGTGTACGACGGCGAAGGCCGCGAAAAGCTGGCCAACGGCCTGAAGCGCCGCATCATCGGCTACTTCACCGCATGGCGTAACGGTTCCAACGGCCAGGCGCGCTACATCGCCTCGGATATCCCGTGGGCCGACATCTCGCACATCAACTACGCGTTTGCCCACGTCGATGGCAGCAACAAGGTGTCGATCGGTAACCCGACCGCCGCTGGCAATGCCGCCACCAACATGGAATGGCCGGGCGTACCGGGTGCTGAGATGGATCCGACCCTGCCGTACAAGGGCCACTTCAACCTGCTGAACAAGTACAAGAAGCAGTACCCGAACCTGCGCACCCTGATCTCGGTCGGCGGCTGGGCGGAAACCGGTGGCTACTTCGCGGACAACGGTGATCGCGTGGCTTCGGGTGGCTTCTACACCATGACCACCAACGCCGATGGCTCGGTCAACACCGCTGGCATCAACACCTTCGCTGATTCGGCCGTTGACTTCATCCGCAAGTACAACTTCGATGGCGTGGATATCGACTACGAATATCCGACCACCATGGACAAGGCCGGCAACCCGCTCGACTGGTCGGTTTCCAGCCCGCGTCTGCGTGGCCTGCAAGCCAGCTACCGCGAACTGATGCGCGTGCTGCGTCTGAAGCTCGACAACGCTTCGAAGGCCGATGGCAAGTACTACATGCTGACCATCGCTTCGCCGTCGTCCGCTTACCTGCTGCGCGGCATGGAGGCTTATCAGAGCGCCAAGTACCTCGACTACGTGAACATCATGTCTTATGACCTGCATGGCGCGTGGAACGAGTTCGTGGGCCCGAACGCCGCCCTGTTCGACGATGGCAAGGATGCCGAGCTCGCCAAGTGGTCGGTCTACAGTGCTGCGCAGTACGGCGGCATCGGCTACCTGAACACCGATTGGGCCTTCCGCTACTTCCGCGGCATGCTGCCGGCCGGTCGTATCAACGCCGGTATGCCGTTCTACACCCGTGGTCACAAGGATGTTCAAGGTGGCAACAACGGTCTGTGGGGCACTTCGCCGAAGTCGACCAATTGCGGTCCTGGCCTGACCGAGTGCGGCCTGGGTGCAACCGGTATCGACAACATCTGGCACGATCTGGATCAGAACGCCAAGGAAATGGGCGCCGGTTCCAACCCGATGTGGCACGCCAAGAACCTGGAAAAGGGTATTGCCGGTAGCTACCTGTCGCAGTACGGCCTGTCGGCTGCTGACCTCGTCGGCACCTACGCCCGCAACTACGATGCAACCCTGGTTGCTCCGTGGCTGTGGAATGCCCAGAAGAAGGTCTTCATCTCGACCGAGGACGAGCAATCGATCCAGAAGAAGGCCGAGTGGGTGATCGCCAACGGCGTCGGCGGTGCGATGTTCTGGGAAATGGCCGGTGACTACGACTGGAACGCCGCGAAGGGCGAATACGGTCCTGGTTCGACGCTGACCCGCCTGTTGGCTTCCAACTTCCGCGCTGCCTCGCCGTACGGCAACAAGCGTGCGAAGAAGGCCATGCCGGGTGAGACCGTCGATCTGCAGTTCGACCTGACCAACTTCAAGCTGGGTGATCAGAACTACCCGATCAACCCGTACCTGAAGATCACCAACAAGTCGAACGTGACCATCCCTGGCGGTACCAAGGTGCAGTTCCAGTACGGTGTTTCGGCACCGGGCACGATGACCGACCAATCGGGCGCTGGCCTGAAGACGGTTGCGAGCGAGCATACTGGCAACAACATCGGTGGCTTCAAGGGTGACTTCCACACCGCCGAGTTCGCACTGCCGTCGTGGCAATCGCTGGCTCCGGGTGCATCGATCGATGTCACGCTGAACTACCAACTGCCGATCGCGATGCCGTCCAACTACATCGTGACGATTGGTACCAAGCAATACAGCATCAAGCAGGAGTATCCGAACCTGCCGGCCGCTACCCTGCAGTAA
- a CDS encoding carbohydrate-binding protein, giving the protein MKTTKLLGLLVTALIGPMALATTPTPTPPYPTPVLPSAPGGDATWSCQTTNTALVLHPVTPVSTAPVTPPTPSPVGWPLPIPVSTPTPIPPATPTPTQPNSPEWQAGQAYTAGQTVRYQGGAYRARWWTQNETPQSGGWGAWELLAGSTSIPQWSNTQTFLAGQQVRHQGKIYQARWWTQGDTPGNENGVWQFVRNDSLEAMNAVWANARLFEKSCMRPEGGYRMEFFRAGVYMIQNVVDPQQVVTTLKITGFQPRTEPWVSTPYKQVAAYTYQGIWDDIVGKPPMNVVGGVQFPWLCSADEICRPFNK; this is encoded by the coding sequence ATGAAAACAACGAAGCTCTTAGGGTTGCTCGTCACAGCCCTGATCGGCCCGATGGCCTTGGCGACCACGCCCACGCCAACACCTCCCTATCCCACGCCGGTCCTGCCATCGGCACCGGGAGGGGATGCCACATGGTCATGCCAAACCACCAATACGGCGTTGGTGCTACATCCGGTGACGCCGGTGTCTACAGCGCCCGTGACGCCACCGACGCCGTCCCCGGTTGGCTGGCCACTGCCGATCCCCGTGTCGACGCCGACACCGATTCCACCAGCAACCCCTACGCCCACGCAGCCCAACTCGCCCGAGTGGCAAGCAGGCCAGGCGTATACCGCAGGGCAGACCGTGCGCTACCAGGGTGGCGCATACCGCGCACGCTGGTGGACCCAGAATGAAACACCGCAGTCGGGTGGCTGGGGCGCTTGGGAGTTGCTTGCCGGCAGCACCAGCATCCCGCAGTGGAGCAATACGCAGACCTTTCTCGCGGGCCAGCAAGTGCGCCATCAGGGCAAGATCTACCAGGCGCGCTGGTGGACGCAGGGCGATACGCCCGGCAATGAAAACGGCGTGTGGCAGTTCGTGCGGAACGATAGCCTTGAGGCGATGAACGCGGTCTGGGCGAATGCACGGCTGTTCGAGAAGAGCTGCATGCGGCCGGAAGGTGGGTATCGGATGGAATTCTTCCGTGCTGGTGTCTACATGATCCAGAATGTGGTCGACCCCCAGCAGGTGGTGACGACGCTCAAGATCACAGGCTTTCAGCCTCGTACCGAGCCATGGGTTTCAACGCCATACAAGCAGGTCGCGGCCTATACCTATCAGGGCATCTGGGACGATATCGTCGGCAAACCGCCGATGAATGTGGTCGGTGGGGTGCAGTTTCCATGGCTGTGCTCGGCTGACGAAATCTGCCGGCCATTCAACAAGTAG
- a CDS encoding glycosyltransferase family 2 protein, giving the protein MISIVMPVYNEGPHIEASVGTVHALLAAHGLDVQFVLVDDGSRDDSWAALSRLAQSLPGIKAIRLSRNFGKEAALCAGLEQADGQACLVMDSDLQHPPELIPQMVGLWREGWDVVEGVKAHRGQEGGVYKFGARVFYRLFHKLSGFDLSGASDFKLMDRKAVEAWRSMKERDTFFRGMSAWVGFKRHRLPFVVASRVQGTTKWSPMKLGRLFISAISAFSSLPLQIVTVMGGLFFIGALGMAVQTLYTKLSGHADDGFTTVILLQLIIGSALMFSLGIIGTYLARIYDEVKGRPRYLVAETAISPAKSQE; this is encoded by the coding sequence ATGATTTCCATCGTGATGCCGGTCTACAACGAAGGTCCGCATATCGAGGCGAGCGTGGGGACTGTGCACGCGCTGCTCGCCGCGCACGGTCTTGATGTGCAGTTCGTGCTGGTCGATGACGGCTCGCGCGACGACAGCTGGGCTGCACTCTCGCGGCTGGCGCAGTCGCTGCCGGGCATCAAGGCGATCCGGCTGTCGCGCAATTTCGGCAAGGAGGCGGCGCTGTGCGCCGGGCTGGAACAGGCTGATGGCCAGGCTTGCCTTGTCATGGACTCCGACTTGCAGCATCCGCCCGAGCTGATCCCGCAGATGGTCGGGCTGTGGCGCGAGGGCTGGGATGTGGTCGAGGGCGTGAAGGCGCACCGTGGCCAGGAAGGCGGCGTGTACAAGTTCGGTGCGCGCGTGTTCTACCGCCTGTTCCACAAGCTCTCGGGCTTCGATCTCTCCGGCGCGTCGGATTTCAAGCTGATGGACCGCAAGGCGGTCGAGGCCTGGCGCAGCATGAAGGAGCGCGACACCTTCTTTCGCGGCATGTCCGCGTGGGTGGGCTTCAAGCGCCACCGGCTGCCCTTTGTCGTCGCGAGCCGGGTGCAGGGCACCACCAAGTGGTCGCCGATGAAGCTTGGTCGGCTGTTCATCTCGGCGATCAGCGCGTTCTCGTCGTTGCCGCTGCAGATCGTCACGGTCATGGGCGGCCTCTTTTTCATTGGCGCGCTCGGCATGGCGGTACAGACGCTGTACACCAAGCTGTCCGGCCATGCCGACGACGGTTTCACCACCGTGATCCTGCTGCAGTTGATCATCGGCAGTGCGCTGATGTTCAGCCTGGGCATCATCGGCACCTATCTCGCGCGCATCTACGACGAGGTCAAGGGCCGGCCGCGCTATCTCGTCGCGGAAACCGCCATCTCCCCCGCCAAATCACAGGAATGA
- a CDS encoding polyamine ABC transporter substrate-binding protein, with amino-acid sequence MKKLLLALSLLAGVAQAEDVLHVYNWNNYIAPETVKRFEKECKCRVVQDYYGAMEEMLAKLAAGAKGYDIVVPTGFAIPPLVKQNLTQPLDKAKVPNLKNVNAAFLNTEFDKGNTFSAPYAFTTTLVGYNDKKIKELGIDATSWAVIFDPKVLAKIKGKVTVLDDSRELFAAALMYNGYSANSTNPAEWKKAADTIKAAKPFWAAFNTQSYIKELTVGNIWVAHGYSNDMFQANQDAKAAKRPFGIAYGLQKEGNTLSLDSMVVLKNAPRPDLAHRFINFMLDGKNSSELTNMIGSGNPNAAAAQFVQPDIKKISAVFPDANAMKRLQQLKDLQGKQLRDLNRLWTEVKTAK; translated from the coding sequence ATGAAAAAGCTGCTTCTGGCGCTGTCGCTGCTGGCAGGCGTGGCGCAAGCCGAGGATGTGTTGCACGTCTACAACTGGAACAACTACATCGCGCCGGAAACGGTGAAGCGCTTCGAGAAGGAGTGCAAGTGTCGCGTGGTGCAGGATTACTACGGCGCCATGGAGGAAATGCTGGCCAAGCTCGCGGCCGGTGCCAAGGGCTACGACATCGTGGTGCCGACCGGCTTTGCGATCCCGCCGCTGGTGAAGCAGAACCTGACCCAGCCGCTCGACAAGGCCAAGGTGCCGAACCTGAAGAACGTGAATGCCGCGTTCCTGAACACCGAGTTCGACAAGGGCAACACCTTTTCCGCCCCGTACGCGTTCACGACCACCCTCGTCGGTTACAACGACAAGAAGATCAAGGAACTGGGGATCGACGCGACCAGCTGGGCCGTGATCTTCGATCCCAAGGTGCTCGCCAAGATCAAGGGCAAGGTCACCGTGCTCGACGACAGCCGCGAGCTGTTCGCCGCCGCGTTGATGTACAACGGCTATTCGGCCAACTCGACCAATCCGGCCGAATGGAAGAAGGCTGCCGACACCATCAAGGCCGCCAAACCGTTCTGGGCCGCGTTCAATACCCAGAGCTACATCAAGGAACTCACCGTCGGCAACATCTGGGTGGCGCACGGCTACTCCAACGACATGTTCCAGGCCAATCAGGATGCCAAGGCGGCCAAGCGCCCGTTCGGCATTGCCTATGGCCTGCAGAAGGAAGGCAACACGCTGTCGCTCGACAGCATGGTGGTGCTGAAGAACGCGCCGCGCCCCGATCTGGCACACCGCTTCATCAACTTCATGCTGGATGGCAAGAATTCGTCCGAGCTCACCAACATGATCGGCTCGGGCAACCCAAATGCCGCCGCGGCCCAGTTCGTGCAACCGGACATCAAGAAGATCAGTGCCGTGTTCCCGGATGCCAATGCGATGAAGCGCCTGCAACAACTGAAGGATCTGCAGGGCAAGCAACTGCGTGATCTGAATCGCCTCTGGACCGAGGTCAAGACCGCGAAGTAA